A portion of the Thunnus albacares chromosome 23, fThuAlb1.1, whole genome shotgun sequence genome contains these proteins:
- the LOC122974840 gene encoding serine-threonine kinase receptor-associated protein, with protein sequence MAMRQTPLTCSGHTRPVVDLAFSGITPYGYFLISACKDGKPMLRQGDTGDWIGTFLGHKGAVWGATLNTDATKAATAAADFTAKVWDAVSGDEVLTLAHKHIVKTVTFTQDSNCLLTGGNDKLLRIYDLSNPEAAPQEIAGHTSAIKKALWCNNDKQILSAADDKTIRLWDRTSMEEVKTLAFDTSVSSMEYVADGEILVITYGKTIAFYNALSLDLIKTVEAPAPINSASLHPEKDFFVAGGEDFKLYKFDYSTKEELESYKGHFGPVHCVRFSPDGELYASGSEDGTLRLWQTAVGKTYGLWKCVLPDDLGTENSEQLYPSTPEIKA encoded by the exons ATGGCAATGAGACAGACTCCCCTCACCTGCTCCGGGCACACCCGGCCTGTGGTGGACCTCGCCTTCAGTGGAATCACTCCCTATGGCTACTTCCTCATCAGCGCCTGCAAAG atGGCAAGCCCATGTTGCGCCAGGGAGACACAGGGGACTGGATAGGAACGTTTCTGGGTCACAAAGGCGCTGTCTGGGGAGCCACTCTGAACACAGACGCCACCAAGGCAgccacagctgcagctgacTTCACAGC AAAGGTGTGGGATGCAGTGAGTGGAGACGAGGTCCTCACactggcacacaaacacatcgtCAAGACTGTCACCTTTACTCAG GACAGCAACTGTCTGTTGACCGGAGGAAACGACAAGCTCCTGCGCATCTATGATCTCAGCAACCCTGAAGCAG CACCACAGGAGATTGCAGGTCACACCTCAGCCATCAAGAAAGCCCTGTGGTGCAACAACGACAAGCAGATCCTCTCCGCTGCCGACGACAAAACCATACG gctGTGGGACAGGACCTCCATGGAGGAGGTGAAGACGCTGGCGTTCGACACATCAGTGAGCAGCATGGAGTATGTGGCTGACGGAGAGATTCTCGTGATCACATACGGAAAGACGATCGCTTTCTACAATGCTCTGAG CCTGGACCTGATCAAGACTGTGGAGGCCCCAGCTCCCATCAACTCAGCCTCCCTCCACCCAGAGAAGGACTTCTTTGTCGCTGGTGGAGAAGACTTCAAGCTTTACAAATTTGACTACAGCACCAAGGAGGAGCTGG AGTCCTATAAGGGTCACTTTGGTCCAGTGCACTGTGTACGCTTCAGCCCTGATGGTGAGCTGTACGCCAGCGGCTCTGAGGACGGCACGCTGCGACTGTGGCAGACAGCGGTGGGGAAAACCTACGGCCTGTGGAAGTGTGTCCTTCCCG